In Cervus elaphus chromosome 5, mCerEla1.1, whole genome shotgun sequence, the following proteins share a genomic window:
- the DHRS11 gene encoding dehydrogenase/reductase SDR family member 11, with protein sequence MWPIAEERRVEQGAEAGQSGVRSWRTSDAGRSTAGAAGVTRERPAPYDPGRSSAIQVLCSQSEVGGRLGTLARAGMERWRDRLALVTGASGGIGAAVARALVQQGLKVVGCARTVGNIEELAAECKSAGYPGTLIPYRCDLSNEEDILSMFSAVRSQHSGVDICINNAGLARPDTLLSGSTSGWKEMFNVNVLALSICTREAFQSMRERKVDDGHIININSMSGHRVPPLAETHFYSATKYAVTALTEGLRQELREAQSHIRATCISPGVVETQFAFKLHDKDPEKAAATYEHMKCLKPEDVAEAVIYVLSMPPHVQIGDIQMRPTEQVT encoded by the exons ATGTGGCCGATCGCCGAGGAGCGGAGGGTGGAGCAGGGGGCGGAGGCCGGCCAGAGTGGAGTCAGGTCCTGGCGTACCTCTGACGCGGGCAGGTCGACGGCGGGCGCCGCGGGGGTGACAAGAGAGCGGCCGGCCCCCTACGACCCAGGGCGGAGCTCGGCGATCCAAGTGCTCTGCTCCCAGAGCGAGGTGGGCGGGCGACTCGGGACCCTGGCCAGAGCCGGCATGGAGCGGTGGCGTGACCGGCTGGCACTGGTGACGGGAGCCTCGGGGGGCATCGGCGCGGCCGTGGCCCGGGCCCTGGTCCAGCAGGGTCTGAAGGTGGTGGGTTGTGCCCGCACCGTGGGCAACATCGAG GAGCTGGCTGCCGAATGTAAGAGTGCAGGCTACCCCGGGACTTTGATCCCCTACAGATGTGACCTGTCGAATGAGGAGGACATCCTCTCCATGTTCTCGGCGGTCCGCTCTCAGCACAGCGGCGTGGACATCTGCATCAACAACGCCGGCCTGGCCCGGCCCGACACCCTGCTCTCAGGCAGCACCAGCGGCTGGAAGGAAATGTTCAAC GTGAACGTGCTGGCCCTCAGCATCTGCACGCGGGAAGCCTTCCAGTCCATGAGGGAGCGGAAGGTGGATGACGGACACATCATCAACATCAACAG CATGAGTGGCCACCGGGTGCCACCCCTGGCCGAGACCCATTTCTACAGCGCTACCAAGTACGCCGTCACCGCGCTGACGGAGGGGCTGAGGCAAGAGCTCCGGGAGGCCCAGAGCCACATTCGAGCCACG TGCATTTCTCCAGGAGTGGTGGAGACACAGTTCGCCTTCAAACTCCACGACAAGGACCCCGAGAAGGCAGCCGCCACCTATGAACACATGAAG TGTCTCAAACCTGAGGACGTGGCCGAGGCCGTCATCTATGTCCTCAGCATGCCCCCACATGTCCAG ATCGGAGACATCCAGATGAGGCCCACGGAGCAAGTGACCTAG
- the MRM1 gene encoding rRNA methyltransferase 1, mitochondrial produces the protein MALSPAAGAATWRCCGHLLTRPFSQATRRGARPGGEELGRLPLDDLGSVPRPAGGLELLFGLSPCLLALRAARRRVARLLIQAGRSGLEGQRAELLRAAEARTIPVLRPRRRELDVLCRHQVHQGVCMEVSPLRPRPWAEAEAEKARPGDDPQQLWLVLEGLQDPRNLGAVLRSAHFLGVDKVITSRRNSCPLTPVVSKASAGAMEVMDVFSTDDLAGFLQARARQGWLVAGTVGCPGPEIAPSSKIPITRCLEFLWDRPTLLVLGNEGSGLSREVQASCQLLLTILPGRQLPPGLESLNVSVAAGILLHSICSQRKGFPVEGRREQLPQDPQDPSAASEAASVAQHPGPSSGSEEKRQDGG, from the exons ATGGCGCTGTCCCCGGCCGCCGGGGCCGCGACCTGGCGCTGCTGCGGCCACCTCCTCACGCGTCCTTTCTCCCAAGCGACGCGGCGCGGGGCGCGGCCAGGCGGGGAGGAGCTCGGCCGCCTGCCCCTGGATGACCTGGGGTCGGTGCCGCGGCCGGCCGGGGGCCTGGAGCTCCTGTTTGGCCTGTCCCCGTGCCTCCTGGCGCTGCGGGCCGCCCGCCGCCGCGTCGCCCGGCTCCTAATCCAGGCCGGCAGGTCCGGGCTGGAGGGGCAGAGGGCTGAGCTGCTGCGCGCGGCCGAGGCGCGGACCATCCCGGTGTTGCGGCCCCGGCGGCGGGAGCTGGACGTCCTGTGCCGCCACCAGGTTCACCAGGGCGTCTGCATGGAAGTGAGCCCCCTGCGGCCCCGGCCCTGGGCCGAGGCCGAGGCCGAGAAGGCCCGACCAGGAGACGACCCCCAGCAGCTGTGGCTAGTCCTCGAGGGGCTGCAGGATCCCCGGAACCTTGGGGCCGTGCTGCGCTCCGCTCACTTCCTCGGAGTGGATAAGGTCATCACCAGCCGGAGAAACAG CTGCCCGCTCACTCCAGTAGTCAGCAAGGCCAGCGCCGGGGCTATGGAGGTGATGGACGTGTTCTCCACTGATGACCTGGCCGGTTTTTTACAG GCCAGAGCCCGGCAGGGCTGGCTCGTGGCTGGCACGGTGGGCTGCCCGGGGCCTGAGATCGCCCCGTCCTCCAAGATCCCCATCACTCGCTGCTTGGAGTTCTTATGGGACCGGCCTACCCTCCTCGTGCTGG GGAACGAGGGCTCTGGTCTTTCCCGGGAAGTGCAGGCCTCCTGCCAGCTTCTCCTCACCATCCTGCCCGGCCGGCAGCTGCCTCCTGGACTTGAGTCCTTAAACGTCTCCGTGGCCGCAG GAATCCTTCTTCACTCCATTTGCAGCCAGAGGAAGGGGTTCCCagtggaagggaggagagagcaaCTTCCCCAAGACCCCCAAGATCCCTCGGCCGCATCTGAAGCAGCCAGTGTGGCTCAGCACCCAGGACCGTCCTCAGGATCAGAAGAGAAGAGACAAGACGGGGGCTAA